DNA sequence from the Sphingomonas taxi genome:
AGGGATGCGACTGGTCGGTCAGGCCGTTGATGACGGGCACGCTGGCGTAGCGGGCCATGTCCTCGACCTTGGCGTGATCGTCGGTGCGGATCATGATCGCGTCGACATAGCCCGACAGCACGCGCGCGGTATCGGCGATGCTCTCGCCGCGACCGAGCTGCATCGAGCCGGCATCCATGACGATCGAGGTCCCGCCCAGTTGCCGGATCGCCATGTCGAAGCTGACGCGGGTACGCGTCGAATTCTTCTCGAAGATCATCGCCAGCACATGGCCGGCGAGCGGCGCGTCGGCATCGGCGCGTCCCTTGGGGAAGCCGGCACGCGCCGCCTTGCGGTCGATCGCATCGGCCAGCATCGCGGCGACGCCATCGGCGCCGGCATCGGACAGGTTCAGAAAATGGCGCATTATAGTCCTCCCTCGCGCAGCGGAGAGAGGGACCGCGGCCGTCGGGCCGTGGTGGAGGGGGCGCTTCCCCAACGAGCCGCCCGCCATCCTCCCCCTCCACCGGCTGCGCCGGTCCCCTCCCCCTGGCGGGGGAGGACTAGATCAATCGTCGCTGGCCGGTACGAAGACCCGCGCAGCGGCGCTCAGCTTGTCGATACATTCGGCGACATGGGCGTCCTCGATCACCAGCGGCGGCAGGATGCGGACGACGTTCTCGCCGGCCGCGACCAGCAGGAGGCCGTGGTTGTCGCGGGCGTGCGCGACGAACTCGCGCGGCTCGACGCCGGCCTTGAGCTTGAGGCCGAGCATCAGCCCCTTGCCGCGCACGCTCTCGAAGACGTGATCGTGGTTGGGGATGAGCTGTTCGAGCGCGCTGCGCAGCCGCTCGCCCATCGCCTCGACGTTGGCGAGGAAACCCTCCTCCAGCATCACGTCGAGCACCGCCTGCCCCGCCGCCATCGCGAGCGGATTGCCGCCATAGGTCGAACCGTGCGTGCCGATCACCATGCCGCTCGCCGCACGCTCGGTGGCGAGGCAGGCACCGAGCGGGAAGCCCGCGCCGATCCCCTTGGCGACCGCCATGATATCGGGCTCGATGCCGTAATGCTCATACGCCCACATTTTGCCGGTCCGGCCATAGCCGCACTGGACCTCGTCGAGGATCAGCAACAGGCCGTGCTCGTCGCACGCCTTGCGCAGACCGGTGATGAATTCGGGCGTGCCGACCGACACGCCGCCCTCGCCCTGGATCGTCTCGACCATGAAGCCCGCGGTGGTGTCGTCGATCAGCGCCAGCGCGGCGTCGAGATCGTTGAACGGCGCATAAGCGAAACCGGGCAGCAGGGGCTCGAAGCCGTCGCGCATCTTGGGCTGGTTGGTCGCCGAGATCGCGCCCATCGTCCGCCCGTGGAAGGCGTTGTTGAAGGTGATGATCTTGCTGCGCTCGGGATTGCCGGCGGCATAATGGAAGCGGCGCGCGGTCTTGATCGCGCATTCCACCGCCTCGGTGCCCGAGTTGGTGAAGAACACCGTGTCGGCGAAGCTGTTGGCGACGATCCGCTCGGCCAGCGCCTCGCCCTGCGGCGAACCGTAGAGGTTGCTGACGTGCATCAGCGTCGCCGCCTGTTCGGCGATCGTCTTGACGAGATGCGGATGGCCGTGGCCGAGCGCGTTGACCGCGATGCCCGCCGCCATGTCAAGATAGCGGCTGCCGTCCTCACTGATGAGATAACAGCCCTCGCCTCGGACCGGACGCACCCCGCACCGCGGATAGACGGGCATCAGGGCGGTAATGGTCACGGGGCATCTCCTCATCTCGAAACGAGAAAGGGCGGCCCTGCACGGACCGCCCGTTCCCTCTTTACCTGTCGGCGTGGTGCCGGGTCAACACCGCGGCAACTACCCTCCGTCGATCAATGACCGCGGCTGAGTTCGTCGACTTCGCCCATGATCGTGTCGAGCGCGGTCTTGTTGACGTCGGTCTCATGCTCGCGACGCGACGGCAGCGAGCCTTCGGTGAGGATCGTCTCCAGCGCGACGCGGCCGCGCGCGACGCGGCTCTTGATCGTACCGACCGCCACCTGACAGATTTCCGCCGCCTCTTCATAAGCGAAGCCGCCGGCGCCGACGAGGATCAGCGCCTCGCGCTGCGGCTGCGGCAGATGCAGCAGCGCGCGCTGCATGTCGCCCAGTTCGACGTGGCGGTCCTGGCTCGCGGGTGCGGCGAGGATACGATCGGCGACGAGATCGTCCCACTCGCCCTTGAACCGCGCGCGGCGCATCTGCGACAGATAGAGGTTGCGCAGAATGATGAAGGTCCAGGCACGCATGTTGGTGCCGGCCTGGAAACGCTGGCGCGCCGCCCATGCCTTGAGCAACGTCTCCTGGACGAGGTCGTCGGCGAGGTCGCGGCTGCCGGACAGCGAGCGACCGAAGGCGCGCAGATGCGGGATGACCTGCGCCAGCTGTTTCTTGAATTCGGGGTCGGACAGAGCAACGTGCTCGACCGGCGCTACGGGAGCGTCGTCGTCTTCGTAATCGTCGTCACGCGTAGCAGGCTGGGTCATGCAATTCCGTTCAAAGCCGGGGACATCATTGCCGCCTCGGGCAGCAAGATAAGGGTCCGCGCCGGCAAATGCCAGTGAGACGGGCTCGGTCGAATTATCGCAGGATCAGAAAGGCGAAGATCGCGATGACCAGCACGAGTGACACACCCAGAACGTATCGGGTGACGCCCGGGGTCGCGCCCGCCCGCGCCTCGGTGGTGGTGACATGGACGGGTTCGTTCGGATCAGCCATGGACGTCAAACACACGACATCCGTTTTGGGTCCGTAACTTTATTCGACTTTGCCGCAGTCCGGCGATGATCTGGCGATGCCGACGCGCCGTTCCGGATCGAAACGACGCGTCGGCGTGTCGTCACGCGAGAGCGTTGGGGATGGTCGCCTGATCGAAGAACAGCGCCTGACTGATCGCGGCCTTCACCGTCGAACGCTGGAACGGCTTGGTGATCAGGAAGGTCGGCTCGGGACGCTCGCCGGTGAGCAGGCGCTCCGGGAAGGCGGTGATGAAGATCACCGGCACTTCGAACTCCGCGAGGATGTCCTTGACCGCATCGATGCCCGAGCTGTCGTCGGCGAGCTGGATATCGGCGAGCACCAGACCGGGGCGATCCTCCATCGCCAGCGCGACCGCCTCGTCGCGGGTCACGGCGACGCCGGTCACCTCATGACCGAGGTCGCGGACGATCGTCTCGATGTCCATGGCGATGATCGGCTCGTCCTCGATGATCAGCACGCGCGCGCGGGTCTGCTTCTCGATCTCGGCCAGCGCCTCGGCGACCAGAGTCTCGACCTCGCTGGTGTCGACCTCGATCAGATAGGCGGCATCCTCGGGGGTGAAGCCCTCCATCGCGGTCAGCAACAGCGCCTGACGCGACAGCGGCGTCATGCGGGCGAGACGGGCCCGGGCGACCGCCTCGGTCCCCTCGGCGTCGCTCTGCGAGGTCTGCTCCTCGCCATCGGCATTGGCCG
Encoded proteins:
- a CDS encoding aspartate aminotransferase family protein, yielding MTITALMPVYPRCGVRPVRGEGCYLISEDGSRYLDMAAGIAVNALGHGHPHLVKTIAEQAATLMHVSNLYGSPQGEALAERIVANSFADTVFFTNSGTEAVECAIKTARRFHYAAGNPERSKIITFNNAFHGRTMGAISATNQPKMRDGFEPLLPGFAYAPFNDLDAALALIDDTTAGFMVETIQGEGGVSVGTPEFITGLRKACDEHGLLLILDEVQCGYGRTGKMWAYEHYGIEPDIMAVAKGIGAGFPLGACLATERAASGMVIGTHGSTYGGNPLAMAAGQAVLDVMLEEGFLANVEAMGERLRSALEQLIPNHDHVFESVRGKGLMLGLKLKAGVEPREFVAHARDNHGLLLVAAGENVVRILPPLVIEDAHVAECIDKLSAAARVFVPASDD
- a CDS encoding sigma-70 family RNA polymerase sigma factor, with the protein product MTQPATRDDDYEDDDAPVAPVEHVALSDPEFKKQLAQVIPHLRAFGRSLSGSRDLADDLVQETLLKAWAARQRFQAGTNMRAWTFIILRNLYLSQMRRARFKGEWDDLVADRILAAPASQDRHVELGDMQRALLHLPQPQREALILVGAGGFAYEEAAEICQVAVGTIKSRVARGRVALETILTEGSLPSRREHETDVNKTALDTIMGEVDELSRGH
- a CDS encoding response regulator, with product MSLGQQLAPHLPFLRRYGRALTGSQQQGDKYVRATLEAIVAAPDQFPRDVDPRLGLYRMFQGIWASANADGEEQTSQSDAEGTEAVARARLARMTPLSRQALLLTAMEGFTPEDAAYLIEVDTSEVETLVAEALAEIEKQTRARVLIIEDEPIIAMDIETIVRDLGHEVTGVAVTRDEAVALAMEDRPGLVLADIQLADDSSGIDAVKDILAEFEVPVIFITAFPERLLTGERPEPTFLITKPFQRSTVKAAISQALFFDQATIPNALA